The genomic interval TTAAGTCAATAATAAAAACTGTTTAGTTTAactttctaagtgtttaaaaacttttttttttccctttactTGGAAGCACTTATTTAACCacttaaaaatcaatttcaactaGTAGTTTGAGAATCTACAATAAGAGTAGTTTTAATGAAAACAGTTTCAACgagttaaaaaaaacattattacATTAGCTTCGAAATAGTATGATGTCATTTCCCATTAAAAACCAAAAGCTGGGAGAGTTGATTGTGTTATGCAAATTAGAATTCCAGTTGAAAGTGTTTGTAATAGGATTTCTGAACTTTCTCAATACATAGCCAGCCAAGCCAAGCATTCATTCTGATGAATGCCTCATGGAGTGAAAGTAGACAACAAATATTACAATACAGTACTTTCTTTACAAAGTAGACGAAAACAAATGCTTGAGAACAGATCACGTTTCGACCGAAATCAAATCCGAGATGGAATGAGAGGGATGTTGTTCTGCAAATATGAAGAAGCTGCTGCAACACCACTTCCAAGCTTCACTGGATAACCAACATCCTTCAGAATCATCTCCACACCAGCAAGACAACCTAACAGTTGCAACTGAAGAAACGACCCATCAATGTATCAGCAGATGATATCAAACAGTTACATTGTAAAACCTAGGGGTGTttatgagttgggttgggttgggttggtttcggttatattaggtgaacctatggaccaacccaactcataaaattttcattttttaaacccaacccaactcaaatgagtcgataacccaacccaaaccgcacgaattgggttgagttgatcggttttttcgagttttcgggttttttgaacactccTAGTGAAATCCATATGTTAAAGCTTGTTTCTAAGATGTACAAATACAGATatgataaatttttttgaaagcCGTGGGACACGATACAACAAGATACGTTTACTAAGTATacatttcaaaaaatataagaaaattcaaagttttCATAGTTTGGAAGTATAGAAAGCCTTAGAAATGAATATTATGAAAATAGGAGAGAATTGAAGAGCAACTTCACCTCATTTAGGTTGCCAAGGTGCCCAATTCTGAAAACTTTACCAGCAACTTTGTTGAGGCCAAGACCTAAACTCAAATTGTATCTCTTCCAAGCCCTTCTAACAATTTCTGAACTGTCAATGTATGGGGGAACAAGCACAGCAGTCACAGTGTCACTGAACCATTCCTCCTTTTGTGTGCAGTTCTTCAAACCCCATGCCTCCACAGCAAGCCTGTATGCATTTCTAACTGTTAAGAGTAAAACCGAAAAAAGGGAACGAACTTTTATAGTTAGTTCTGAACTAAAACCGAAAACCGGAAACATTAACGTTAGAATTCTAACTTCACAAGTCTTTCATCACCCAATTTGAAATATCTGACAACCTTTTGTAGGATTTACTTCTAGGGAAatgtactattttttttttttcccctttgagcagttgcaaatatagcaataaGGCCCAAAGTATTAGAAGATATAGCATAATGTAAGGGAATGtgtagatatagcaaaatttaaatacAGCTCtcggagtctatcagtgatagagtctatcatttatagattttattatatctgcagtttattaaaaatgttgctatacacttaattattagtcCTAAAAGTGTTACCCGTTGCAATTATCTTTTCTTAAGGCAAGTGCAACAAAAGATATGCATTAGTCGACCTTGTCGCTTGGCCCAAACGTTTATGTCTCGCGATCACATTTTCAAGGCCTTCCTCGAATATGAGATCCAAAGCTGCTCTAAGCCCATATAAGAGTTGGATGGAAGGAGTGTAAGGCCAGTATGTTCCCAAGTTATAGAACTTGAGATAGTCCTTCCAGTCAAAGAAAACTCTGAGTGATTTTGCTGTTTTAGATGCCTCGAGTGCTCGGGGGCTGGCGCAAACAATACCGATCCCAGTGGGAAGGGAAAGCGCTTTTTGAGAGCCAGTCAAAGCCACATCTACTCCCCAATCATCCATACGAAAATCAAGAGCACATATCGAAGACACTCCGTCTACGAGAAAAAGAGCTGGATGCCTGTATTCATCTgagaatttgatataaatgtcAAGACTGGAGATATAAAAACTTGGCAGTAAAATCTCATAGACAAACTACACTAAGTTCGAATGACGTTTTCGGTTAATCTAGTTTTCGATCGATTAATACGTAATGAGACTGTTGAAAAACTTGAAATCCAACTCCAACTAAATTCAGATATCAAAATGAAATGTAATCTTGTCAGATGCTTACCAAGTATTCTTCTTACAAGGGACAAATCATTAGTCACACCGGTTGCTGTCTCATTATGGACAATGCAAACTGCCTTAATAGTATGATCAGTATCAGCTGCAAGTTTTGCAGCTAAAACATCAAGCTTAGCACCTTCACCCCATTCACTTTCAATCACGTCGACTTTGAAATTTAGGCGCTGCTGCTGATCAATCCAAAGCAAACTGAATTGACCAATGAGGAACGACACGATCCGATCACCGGGAGACAATGTGTTTGTGAGAGCACTCTCCCATGCACCAGTACCTAATCCATAAGTAATGAAGTTGGGAAAAATGTGATTACTTTTCTACTTATTTCTTATGATCCTAACCTAAGAAACAATATAATGCGCCAAACATTCAGTAACATTGatcataaaattttattgaacTCCAAAATGGTACATCAATGATAGTAAGAGTGAATTTGACATGATTTAGGAAAAAGCAAAAAGTAGTTTTAGCCAATTTAAAACCAATCACAGCCATGAAAACATACTGATATGATGAAATTTGTTAAGAAATCAACACTGTAAATAATAGATAATCGACACAAAGATTTACATGATTAATGAACAGTGTATTTACTACGTCCACAGGCAGGGAGAGagtagtttattttttttaaaaatatcatattatagATCAAGAGGCCCCTTTAAGGTTAACTAGACTCCCATACTTGGTCATTTGAAACACCAGATAGCAGATTCAAAGTATtccaataaaagttttattCAATTAGCTCGATCAACCCATCAAAAGTATGGTACCTGTGGTAGGGAACAAAAATGGAGTGCCTGATGTGGTTTTGAATATCTTTTTGACATCTTCAAGCAGAGTCTTTGTCAGTGCTGGAACAGCCGGAGAACGATAGTCCTCGTTGTTCCTGTTCATCGCTCGAAGGACTTGTTCGGGGATATTAACCGGTCCCGGCACAAAAAGATGGTTCCTTCCAGGTCCATATACATAGTCCATCTTTCCCTTTTCAAACTTGTTAAATGTTAACAGATTGCAAACTTGAACTTGCTGGTCTCAACAAACCTCAGctgcaaaagaaagaaaaagaaaacaatgaatACTCATGCACAGCTTCCTTCTGAAGCAATTTTATCTTCTATAAATGCATGATTCAAGTACTATGTGTTTTTTGCATACTTTTATCCATTATCAATCAAAATCACTGGGCTCTTAGCAATCAGTATCAGCTGTTCAAAGTCAATTAAGGGATAAAAACCACTTTCAAGTTTACTACAAATGAAAACACAGCTAAAACAATGAAATaagaagtttttttcttttcttttcttttcataacTTCTTGTTTTTATATAAAGATTACAATTCAACAGGTAACAACAAAACTTTTATCACCCATCCACCTAGTTTTAGTTTCTTATTTTGTACAATCACTGGAAGAAAGCAGAACAATCATATTCAGGTGAGAATTTACCATTGGCCCAAGGGGTTTGCCTCAGCTTTAATGTGTTTTTTTATCAGTATAAAACAAAGTTATTTTAGCCAACAAAATGACCATATAGCATAATGGGAAGGTGCACTAGCCCTCTCCAATAGGCCATATTTGAACCTTTTGCATGCAAATCTTTTAaattatttctctttttttttttaactataagacacaaaattaaaagttcataaactaaatttgtagtttaattttttttttactcgtTTTAATATGTTTGCGAAGCTTTAAACTAAATAGGATCAGTTACATCATATTTGTACAAATTTCGTCATGGTTTCTCATGCGAAATGAATCataataatatgaaataaaaCAACACCCAGTAAATAACTTTCAACTTCTTTACCAAAGAATTTTATGAACTAATTTACAAACCTTTGAATAGAAACAAGAAAGTTGTTCATAAAACTATTGTACACAAATAAAAATCCATAATCTTCAAACAAAAAACAACatatcaaccatgaagagaggggaaaaaaaaaaagaaagaacaacttttcaaaaaaattgtATAGTAGAAGTAAAGTTATTGAAACCAAAAGGCAAGGTTAAACACAAGCAGCCTTTTGTCAAGTTTTCCCACATCACTAAATTCAAAGGGGTTGATAATTCACTGAAATCCAATTCAACAGAGCATACATATTTGAGATATTGTAATGAAGCTTTAAGAACCATCTCAATTTAACAATTTGCATGCTGTTTTGAGGAGGGGAAAAGTAAGAGCAAAAGACAGAATAAAGCATAGCCATACAGAGAGATAGGAAAAGGGAAGGTTTCAAAATTGAGATTACCAGAAATGAAGTGAAGGGGAGGAGCTTGGAGAGTAATTAGTGTTGAAACCATGAAAGAGGAAGTGGGGGAAAGGAGCTGATGTTTATAGGAGTGAAGGGAGGGAGAGCCAACCATAACAGAAGGGCCCCATTTCACTTGCACATGGCAGATAAGAACTCATAGCATTGGccctccttttttttctttcttttttttgtttctctcttttctttgccTATTTTCttacattcatataattgtttgAATCTTTTTACCCCCACCcctttttaagaaaatacttAGGTGTCGCATAGAGAGCACCTATTTTTGTGCAGTCCATGAAGGTGTCCAATAAAAAAAGTTTAGCAGTAATGTTTtctttaaatgattttttttttaaagtaatggAAAGCATGAGCTAGGTACAACatgttcaaaaaataaaatggtcaaTAAGTCAATTAAATCAACTAACTTTTTCAATATCCTATTTCTACTTGAACTATTTGGTCCCTATATTTTTAACTTTCATttgtttttgttcattttggttcaTTTATTGTTAAAATGTGCATTTTAGTTATTGTACtttcaacttttgtttattttggtcaATGTACGTTCAGATTGTGACTATTTTGATTCCTATATGTAAAATTTTAACGTAGTCTCCGTATCGAATTGAGATGTTTATAAAACTTCATTACTT from Benincasa hispida cultivar B227 chromosome 10, ASM972705v1, whole genome shotgun sequence carries:
- the LOC120088725 gene encoding serine--glyoxylate aminotransferase: MDYVYGPGRNHLFVPGPVNIPEQVLRAMNRNNEDYRSPAVPALTKTLLEDVKKIFKTTSGTPFLFPTTGTGAWESALTNTLSPGDRIVSFLIGQFSLLWIDQQQRLNFKVDVIESEWGEGAKLDVLAAKLAADTDHTIKAVCIVHNETATGVTNDLSLVRRILDEYRHPALFLVDGVSSICALDFRMDDWGVDVALTGSQKALSLPTGIGIVCASPRALEASKTAKSLRVFFDWKDYLKFYNLGTYWPYTPSIQLLYGLRAALDLIFEEGLENVIARHKRLGQATRLAVEAWGLKNCTQKEEWFSDTVTAVLVPPYIDSSEIVRRAWKRYNLSLGLGLNKVAGKVFRIGHLGNLNELQLLGCLAGVEMILKDVGYPVKLGSGVAAASSYLQNNIPLIPSRI